Part of the Enterobacter pseudoroggenkampii genome, CGCCCGAGCTGATTGAGCAACCACAGCGGTAACGTGCGCTCGTGTCCCGCGGTAAATGTCGTGACGATGATCTCGTCAAACGACAGGGCAAACGCCAGCATTCCCCCGGCCAGCAGCGCGGAACCCAGATTGGGCAGCACCACATAGCGGAAGGTTTGCCATCCGTCGGCCCCGAGATCCATCGACGCTTCCACCAGGCTCCAGGAGGTGCGTCTGAATCGGGCAATCACGTTGTTAAACACCACTACCACGCAAAAGGTGGCGTGTCCGACCACGATGGTGAAAAACCCCGGCTCAAGGTTGATCGTTTTGAAGGCCGTCAGCAGCGCCAGACCGGTGATGATCCCCGGTAATGCAATCGGCAACAGCAGCAACAGCGAAATCGCATTCTTGCCAAAAAACTCGCTTCGCCACAGCGCCGCTGCAGCAAGCGTGCCAAGCACAAGGGCAATTGCGGTAGATAGCGCCGCAATTTGAAGTGACAACGTCACGGATTCGATGATATCGCCGCGCCCCGCCGCCACGCTAAACCACTTCAGCGTCAGCCCCTGCGGCGGAAAGCTGAAGGCAGCGTCTTCGGTGTTGAAGGCGTAGGTCGCGATAATCAGCAGCGGGAAGTGCAGGAAGATGACGCCTCCCCACGCTGCCACTTTCAGGAACAGCGGTGCGCGTTCAGAGTGCATCGAATGCTCCCAGACGTTTCACGAACGCCAGATAAAGAGAAATCAGCACGATGGGCACCAGCGTGAACGCGGCGGCCATGGGCATGTTGCCAATGGCACCCTGCTGCGAGTAGACCATGTTACCGATGAAGTAGCCCGGCGGCCCCACCAGCTGCGGAACGATGAAATCTCCCAGCGTCAGAGAAAAGGTGAAGATTGAGCCCGCCGCAATGCCCGGAATGGCCAGCGGCAGAACGACATAGCGAAAAGTCTGGCGAGGACGCGCGCCAAGGTCGGCTGAGGCCTGCAGCAGCGAGGCCGGCAGGCGTTCCAGCGCCGCCTGGACCGGCAGGATCATAAACGGCAGCCAGATATAGACGAAGACCAGAAACCGTCCCAGCCCGGAGGTGGACAAGGTGTTGCCGCCAATTGACGGGAGCGTAAGGAGTGAGGTCAGGATCGGCTCCAGCCCCATATGACTAAGAAACCACTGCGCTACCCCGTCCTTCGCCAGCAGCAGCGTCCAGGCATAGGCTTTGACGATGTAGCTCGCCCACATTGGCAGCATCACGGCGATATAGAAAAACGCTTTCCACTTGCCGCGGGTGAATCGTGCCATGTACCACGCCATCGGGAATGCCAGGATAGCGCTGGCAATGGTCACCGCAATCGCCATCGTTAACGTGCGCAGGATGATGTCGTAGTTTGCCGGGTTGAAGAGCGCCAGAATGTTCGCCAGGGTCAGGTCCGGCGTGACGGCCATGGTGAAATCGTCAAAGGTGTAAAACCCCTGCCACAGCAGCGTCAGCAGCGATCCTAAATAGACGATGCCAAACCACATCAGCGGCGCGAGCAGAAGCAGGAACAGGCCGAGCGACGGCTTGCGCCAGAACAGTGCGGTCATGCGGCTTAAGCGGCCGCGCGAGGCGGGAGGATGCGCGACACTCATATCCATTTCACCTCTCCTCGTGCAGGCGAATCATCGCCTCGCGTGACCATGACGCCATGACCGCCTGCCCCGGCGCAATGCCGCTCAGCGACGAGGTTTCACTGAGATTAGCCTGGCTCACCAGCAGTTTGGCACCATCGGCGAGCTTTAGCTCCAGACGCGTGGCCGCCCCCTGATACTGAACGGCCTGCACGACGCCCTGAACCTGAACGTCTCCGCCCTCATTAAGGCGAATATGTTCCGGGCGCAGGGAATAGCTGCCTTCCATGCCGCATATTTTCTGCGCAAGGCCCGCATCGAAGACGTTAGAGGTGCCGACAAAACCGGCAACAAACGGCGTGCGTGGACGCATGTAGAGATCGCGCGGGGTATCCACCTGCTCGATGCGCCCGTTATTGAACACCGCCACCCGATCTGACATGGAAAGGGCCTCGCCCTGATCGTGGGTGACAAAAATAAAGGTGATACCAAGTTCCTGCTGAAGCTTCTTCAGCTCAAACTGCATCTGTTCCCGCAGCTTGAGATCGAGCGCCCCTAAAGGCTCGTCCAGCAGCAGGACGCGCGGTTCATTCACCAGCGCGCGGGCAATGGCGACACGCTGACGCTGGCCGCCGGAAAGTTGAGAAGGTTTGCGGGCAACGGCAAAGCTGAGGCCCACTTTTTCCAGGGCATCACGGGCCTGGGCATGGCGTTTTTTCTTGTCGACGCCTTTGACCATTAGCCCGTAGGCGACATTGTCGAGGATCGACATATGCGGGAACAGCGCGTAGTCCTGAAACACGGTGTTTACATCCCGCTCCCAGGGAGGCAGCTCGCTCGCCTCTTTGCCAAAGATAGAGATCGTGCCGCCTGACAGCTGTTCGAAGCCGGCGATCAGACGCAGGCAGGTGGTTTTGCCAGAGCCCGAAGGCCCCAGCATGGAGAAAAACTCTCCGTCACGAATCGCAATGGTGACCCCATCCACCGCCCGGACGTCGCCGTACAGGCGGGAAACATTGTTAAACTCGACCGCGTACGTCATGTTCTGCTCCCGGGCAATTAACGACCGCCCATGATGGCGATGTAATCCTGCGTCCAGCGGCTGTAAGGGACAAATTTGCCGCCTTCTGCGATGGGGGTTTTCCAGAACATGATTTTGTCGAACTCGTTATAACCGTTTGTTTCGCAGCCTTTATCGCCCAACAGCGTGCTGGCTTTACACCCTTCCGGAACCACGGGCAGGGAACCAAACCATGCTGCCAGATCGCCCTGCACTTTCGGCGTCAGCGACCAGTTCATCCATTTGTAGGCGCACATCGGGTGTTTAGCCTGCGCGTGGAGCATGGTGGTGTCCGCCCAGCCGGTTACCCCCTCTTTCGGGAAGACGGTAGCAATGGGCTGGTTCTCGGCCTTCAGGGCATTCGCCTGATACGGCCAGGCGCTGGAGGCCACGACGCCTTCATTTTTGAAGTCGCTCATCTGGACG contains:
- a CDS encoding ABC transporter permease, with product MHSERAPLFLKVAAWGGVIFLHFPLLIIATYAFNTEDAAFSFPPQGLTLKWFSVAAGRGDIIESVTLSLQIAALSTAIALVLGTLAAAALWRSEFFGKNAISLLLLLPIALPGIITGLALLTAFKTINLEPGFFTIVVGHATFCVVVVFNNVIARFRRTSWSLVEASMDLGADGWQTFRYVVLPNLGSALLAGGMLAFALSFDEIIVTTFTAGHERTLPLWLLNQLGRPRDVPVTNVVALLVMLVTTLPILGAWWLTRDGENIAGGGK
- a CDS encoding ABC transporter permease, producing the protein MSVAHPPASRGRLSRMTALFWRKPSLGLFLLLLAPLMWFGIVYLGSLLTLLWQGFYTFDDFTMAVTPDLTLANILALFNPANYDIILRTLTMAIAVTIASAILAFPMAWYMARFTRGKWKAFFYIAVMLPMWASYIVKAYAWTLLLAKDGVAQWFLSHMGLEPILTSLLTLPSIGGNTLSTSGLGRFLVFVYIWLPFMILPVQAALERLPASLLQASADLGARPRQTFRYVVLPLAIPGIAAGSIFTFSLTLGDFIVPQLVGPPGYFIGNMVYSQQGAIGNMPMAAAFTLVPIVLISLYLAFVKRLGAFDAL
- a CDS encoding ABC transporter ATP-binding protein, giving the protein MTYAVEFNNVSRLYGDVRAVDGVTIAIRDGEFFSMLGPSGSGKTTCLRLIAGFEQLSGGTISIFGKEASELPPWERDVNTVFQDYALFPHMSILDNVAYGLMVKGVDKKKRHAQARDALEKVGLSFAVARKPSQLSGGQRQRVAIARALVNEPRVLLLDEPLGALDLKLREQMQFELKKLQQELGITFIFVTHDQGEALSMSDRVAVFNNGRIEQVDTPRDLYMRPRTPFVAGFVGTSNVFDAGLAQKICGMEGSYSLRPEHIRLNEGGDVQVQGVVQAVQYQGAATRLELKLADGAKLLVSQANLSETSSLSGIAPGQAVMASWSREAMIRLHEER